The Schizosaccharomyces pombe strain 972h- genome assembly, chromosome: I genome contains a region encoding:
- the wsp1 gene encoding actin assembly factor, protein MPPSSSITQEDKATIRKYIPKSTNKIIAAAVVKLYVAYPDPNKWNYTGLCGALVLSYDTTAKCCWFKLVDVVNNSGIIWDQELYQNMDYRQDRTFFHSFELDKCLAGFSFANETDAQKFYKKVLDKGCHPESIENPVLSFITRKGSSRHAPNNSNIQPPSAAPPVPGKENYNAVGSKSPNEPELLNSLDPSLIDSLMKMGISQDQIAENADFVKAYLNESAGTPTSTSAPPIPPSIPSSRPPERVPSLSAPAPPPIPPPSNGTVSSPPNSPPRPIAPVSMNPAINSTSKPPLPPPSSRVSAAALAANKKRPPPPPPPSRRNRGKPPIGNGSSNSSLPPPPPPPRSNAAGSIPLPPQGRSAPPPPPPRSAPSTGRQPPPLSSSRAVSNPPAPPPAIPGRSAPALPPLGNASRTSTPPVPTPPSLPPSAPPSLPPSAPPSLPMGAPAAPPLPPSAPIAPPLPAGMPAAPPLPPAAPAPPPAPAPAPAAPVASIAELPQQDGRANLMASIRASGGMDLLKSRKVSASPSVASTKTSNPPVEAPPSNNLMDALASALNQRKTKVAQSDEEDEDDDEWD, encoded by the exons ATGCCTCCATCTTCCTCTATAACTCAAGAGGATAAGGCAACTATCCGTAAATACATACCTAAAAGCacaaataaaatcattGCAGCAGCCGTCGTCAAGCTATATGTAGCTTATCCTGATCCGAACAAATGGAATTATACAGGTCTTTGTGGTGCTCTTGTATTGTCCTATGATACAACAGCAAAATGCTGTTGGTTTAAACTGGTTGACGTTGTG AATAATAGTGGTATAATATGGGACCAAGagctttatcaaaatatgGACTATCGCCAAGATCGtacattttttcattctttcgAGCTTGATAAATGCCTAGCAGGTTTTAGTTTTGCAAACGAGACAGACgctcaaaaattttacaaaaaggTTTTAGATAAAGGTTGCCATCCTGAATCAATTGAGAATCCGGTTTTGTCATTTATTACCAGAAAAGGTTCTTCTAGACATGCGCCTAACAACAGCAATATCCAACCTCCCTCAGCTGCTCCTCCTGTACCTGGAAAGGAAAATTATAATGCTGTTGGATCTAAAAGTCCCAATGAGCCCGAGCTTTTAAATTCGCTTGATCCGAGCTTAATTGATTCTCTAATGAAGATGGGCATTTCCCAGGATCAAATTGCTGAAAACGCAGATTTCGTCAAAGCGTACCTTAATGAATCAGCTGGTACACCTACCAGTACTTCTGCACCTCCCATCCCTCCAAGCATTCCTTCCTCTCGTCCCCCAGAGCGTGTTCCTTCTTTGTCTGCACCTGCTCCTCCCCCAATTCCACCTCCATCTAATGGAACTGTCTCTTCTCCTCCTAACTCCCCTCCCCGTCCTATCGCTCCTGTTTCGATGAATCCTGCTATTAATTCCACCTCGAAACCTCCACTCCCTCCACCATCTTCAAGAGTCAGTGCGGCAGCTCTAGCTGCTAACAAAAAACGACCTCCTCCGCCTCCGCCTCCATCCCGTCGTAATCGTGGTAAACCACCGATTGGTAATGGTTCTTCTAACTCGTCTCTTCCTCCACCTCCACCACCTCCTAGATCTAATGCTGCTGGCTCAATTCCTTTGCCGCCTCAAGGTAGATCTGCTCCTCCTCCACCTCCTCCAAGGTCTGCTCCTTCCACTGGGAGACAACCACCCCCTTTATCTTCATCTCGTGCAGTTTCAAACCCACCAGCCCCTCCTCCAGCTATTCCTGGTCGTTCTGCGCCTGCACTTCCCCCTCTTGGTAATGCATCACGAACAAGCACACCTCCTGTCCCTACACCTCCTTCTCTTCCTCCTAGTGCACCTCCATCTTTGCCCCCCAGTGCACCACCTTCTCTACCTATGGGCGCACCAGCTGCTCCCCCCCTACCACCTAGTGCACCAATTGCTCCTCCTCTACCCGCTGGTATGCCAGCTGCTCCACCATTGCCTCCCGCTGCACCAGCTCCTCCTCCAGCTCCAGCTCCTGCGCCCGCCGCGCCTGTTGCTTCGATAGCTGAATTGCCTCAACAAGACGGCCGTGCTAATTTAATGGCCAGTATCAGAGCCAGCGGTGGTATGGATTTACTGAAAAGCAGG AAAGTATCTGCTTCTCCTAGTGTCGCATCTACAAAAACTTCGAATCCTCCGGTAGAAGCACCCCCTTCTAACAATCTTATGGATGCATTGGCAAGCGCTTTGAACCAACGTAAAACCAAAGTCGCTCAGAGTG ACGAAGAGGATGAAGACGACGATGAGTGGGACTAG
- a CDS encoding P-type ATPase, producing the protein MPSLINFDAISSLKSSLHGLSICAFNHLHHVPQHNGSLAHEGPTNQTDYSSRHHESQFSQEAHAEQRSRDDEEANSFEGSCNNSDQSWTSRVTSKKNEAGTESGDASVRRIYVTSIPEEHRHLPSQWFPSNKIRTTKYTPVSFIPKNLWNQFKNIANAFFLFVTLLQCIPLFCPEHLGLSFIPLSVILLTTAIKDGIEDYRRCVLDKKFNNTLTWKLVGFNNANALGEHIGLWRKLKKFISHTVADMSYCLKNSGISSGLATLTVDNISHRHSLESDSAFTLSSVSQDSLEIHEIGNSGPSNSFSVIQEQSTGSSNAKFERVCRKSLLVGDIVKVLADEAIPADLLILSTENSNGVCYVETKNLDGETNLKDKYALCSTKCCKSEYRCSAASFWVECEQPHADLYSLNGVVKAPGAVQSPSESTNGRKIHEEPFSISNVLLCGCTLRNSKWVIGLVLYTGSETRIQKNRGLTPSKRSRITRDLNWTIILNFLLLFAMCLFSGVLRSIYSAQNNSARVFELSKNSNTAPAHGIISIFTSLILFQNLVPISLYITMDIVRSIQSYFIFSDREMYDEKLDCPCSPKSWNISDDLGQIEYIFSDKTGTLTQNIMSFKKCSINGIRYGKSHNEDTCIKKRRNLNYNENLSCKVDLDKKKMLETLSLSDSPNPESITFISSKFVDHLQSNENYIQTEACFEFFKALALCHSVVTDVQDETLIYNAQSPDEEALVKVARDFGFTLLNTKNRRYTIRIRGENKNFRVLDIIPFTSTRKRMSVIIRDEDGIIHLICKGADTVIFPRLSSGQNNIIEKTKKHLASFSSEGFRTLCIARRTIDKQDYLEWKVNFNEANSAIHERNEKVSKVSEMIEQELELLGGTAIEDKLQENVPETIALLAIAGIKLWVLTGDKVETAINIGYSCNLLDPNMTIFRIDANSFGALEEVEAFIRNTLCFNFGYMGTDEEFRFLLKDHSPPSPKHAIVIDGDALNFVLSEQVSFLFLMLCKQCKTVLCCRVSPSQKAAVVALVKKSLNVVTLAIGDGANDVSMIQEADVGVGIKGVEGQAASMSADYAIGQFSFLGRLLLVHGRWDYKRMSQMISFFFYKNVIWTFILFWYQFYNEFDGNYIFDYTYVMLFNLLFTSLPVIIAGCFDQDVDASVSMKNPSLYQRGILGLEWNGKRFWSYMLDGIYQSLVCFGVALFVFKFGDFVSWTGRNIECIEDIGLFISSPTIFVINIFILMNQERLNLISLITWMFSIGVFWIWTFIYSEVGPSYAFHKSASRTCQTFGFWCVTVLTIALCLLPRFSYICLQKLFYPRDIDLLRRRLCAKSDDETSSSSSFATDIEMCEQCNDPLSSKKNSGIVTSVSFDDSNK; encoded by the exons ATGCCTAGCCTAATCAATTTTGATGCTATTAGTTCATTGAAATCCTCTTTGCATGGCTTATCCATATGTGCTTTTAATCATCTACACCATGTACCTCAGCACAATGGCTCATTAGCTCATGAGGGACCTACAAACCAAACTGATTATTCTTCTCGTCATCACGAAAGCCAGTTTTCACAAGAAGCACATGCGGAACAACGTTCGAGGGATGATGAGGAAGCTAACTCTTTTGAAGGTTCGTGTAACAACTCAGATCAGTCATGGACTAGCCGTGTTACATCAAAGAAGAATGAAGCTGGGACCGAAAGTGGAGATGCTTCTGTTCGCAGAATTTACGTAACTAGCATTCCAGAAGAACACAGGCATTTACCATCGCAATGGTTTCCTAGTAATAAAATTCGCACAACCAAGTATACTCCAGTTTCGTTTATCCCCAAAAATCTTTGGaatcaatttaaaaacatagcaaatgctttttttttgtttgtcaCTCTTCTTCAATGTATTCCGTTGTTTTGTCCCGAGCACCTGGGCTTATCGTTTATTCCTTTGAGTGTTATTTTGCTTACTACAGCTATTAAGGATGGAATTGAGGATTATCGGAGATGTGTTCTTGATAAGAAGTTTAATAATACCTTAACTTGGAAATTGGTAGGGTTCAATAATGCCAATGCATTAGGCGAGCATATTGGATTATggagaaaattaaaaaaatttatttctcatACCGTCGCCGATATGTCCTATTGCCTTAAAAATTCCGGTATCTCATCTGGGCTCGCTACCTTAACCGTGGATAATATATCCCACAGGCACAGTCTCGAATCCGACTCTGCCTTTACTTTATCATCTGTTTCACAAGATAGTCTTGAGATTCATGAGATTGGTAACAGTGGTCCTTCCAACAGCTTTTCTGTCATCCAGGAACAATCAACAGGCTCATCGAATGCCAAATTTGAGCGTGTGTGTAGGAAAAGTTTGCTTGTGGGCGATATCGTTAAGGTTTTGGCTGATGAAGCGATTCCTGCTGACTTGCTCATCTTAAGCACAGAAAACTCAAACGGTGTTTGCTATGTGGAAACAAAAAACCTTGATGGTGAAACtaatttgaaagataaaTACGCATTATGCTCAACAAAATGCTGTAAATCAGAGTATAGGTGTAGTGCGGCATCTTTTTGGGTTGAATGTGAACAGCCTCATGCTGATCTGTACAGTTTGAACGGTGTCGTCAAAGCACCCGGCGCTGTGCAATCACCGTCTGAGAGTACAAACGGAAGAAAAATACATGAAGAACCTTTTAGTATTTCTAACGTTCTACTGTGTGGGTGTACTCTGagaaattcaaaatggGTTATTGGTCTTGTTTTATATACAGGATCAGAAACTCGCATACAGAAAAATCGAGGGTTAACTCCTTCTAAACGAAGTCGCATTACTCGTGACTTGAATTGGACAATAATTCTCAATTTTCTATTATTGTTTGCTATGTGTTTATTTTCTGGTGTGTTACGCTCTATCTATTCAGCTCAGAACAACTCTGCAAGGGTGTTTGAgctatcaaaaaattcaaacaCCGCTCCTGCGCATGGCATCATCAGCATTTTCACTTCCctcattctttttcaaaatttagtGCCGATTTCTCTATATATCACTATGGACATTGTTAGAAGCATACAGtcctattttatttttagtgATCGAGAGATGTATGATGAAAAACTAGACTGTCCTTGTTCTCCGAAATCGTGGAACATATCCGATGACCTTGGACAAATAGAGTACATATTTTCAGACAAAACCGGAACTCTTACTCAGAATATAAtgagttttaaaaaatgttcaaTTAACGGTATTCGCTATGGCAAAAGTCACAATGAAGATACATGCATCAAAAAACGAAGGAATTTAAATTACAATGAAAACTTATCATGCAAGGTTGACTTggataaaaagaaaatgctTGAGACATTAAGTTTAAGCGACTCACCTAACCCAGAATCAATCACTTTCATTTCAAGTAAATTCGTCGACCATCTGCAATCCAACGAAAATTATATTCAAACTGAAGCCTGCttcgaattttttaaagcactCGCTCTTTGCCATTCTGTGGTAACAGACGTCCAAGACGAAACACTTATTTACAATGCTCAGTCTCCAGACGAAGAAGCATTAGTGAAAGTTGCTCGTGATTTCGGGTTTACGCTtctaaatacaaaaaacaGACGCTATACTATTCGCATTAGGGGTGAAAATAAGAATTTTCGAGTTTTGGATATAATCCCTTTTACTTCTACGAGAAAGCGTATGAGCGTGATAATTCGTGATGAGGATGGtataattcatttaatttgtaaagGTGCGGATACGGTAATATTTCCAAGGCTTTCCAGCGGACAAAACAATATCATTGAAAAGACGAAGAAGCATTTagcttcattttcatcCGAAGGATTTCGTACGTTATGTATCGCTCGTCGAACTATTGATAAGCAAGATTATCTTGAATGGAAAGTGAATTTCAACGAAGCTAATAGTGCCATTCATGAACGGAACGAAAAGGTCAGTAAAGTTTCAGAGATGATTGAGCAAGAGCTTGAATTACTCGGTGGAACAGCAATTGAAGATAAACTTCAAGAGAATGTACCAGAAACTATCGCTCTTTTGGCTATTGCTGGAATTAAGTTGTGGGTGTTGACTGGTGATAAGGTAGAAACGGCAATCAACATTGGGTATTCATGCAATCTTCTTGATCCAAACATGACTATTTTTCGAATTGATGCAAACTCTTTCGGTGCCTTAGAAGAAGTAGAAGCTTTTATTAGAAACACATTATGCTTTAATTTTGGATACATGGGAACGGATGAAGAATTCAGATTTTTGTTGAAAGACCACAGTCCGCCATCTCCGAAACACGCCATAGTTATTGATGGGGATGCCCTGAACTTTGTTTTGTCTGAACAGgtctcttttctttttttaatgttatGTAAGCAGTGTAAGACAGTTTTGTGCTGCAGGGTTAGTCCCTCTCAGAAGGCAGCTGTTGTTGCTTTAGTCAAGAAGAGTCTAAATGTTGTCACTTTAGCAATTGGAGATGGCGCTAATGATGTTTCGATGATTCAAGAAGCCGACGTTGGAGTAGGGATAAAAGGCGTTGAAGGGCAAGCAGCTTCAATGTCGGCGGATTATGCCATCGGtcaattttctttcctaGGGCGACTACTTCTAGTTCATGGACGATGGGACTATAAAAGAATGTCTCAAATgatttcattctttttttacaaaaatgtTATTTGGAcatttatacttttttggTATCAATTTTATAACGAGTTTGATGGAAACTACATATTTGATTATACCTACGTGATGCTTTTTAATCTGCTGTTCACATCACTACCCGTAATTATTGCAGGTTGTTTTGACCAGGACGTTGACGCATCTGTTTCAATGAAAAATCCAAGCTTATACCAACGGGGAATTTTAGGTCTAGAATGGAACGGAAAGAGATTTTG gTCTTACATGCTAGATGGAATATATCAATCATTGGTATGCTTTGGGGTAGCtctatttgtttttaagtTTGGTGATTTTGTAAGTTGGACTGGAAGGAACATCGAGTGTATAGAAGACATAGGACTTTTTATATCCTCTCCTACTATTTTTGTAATCaacatttttatattgatGAATCAAGAGAGATTGAATTTAATATCACTTATTACTTGGATGTTCAGCATAGGTGTATTTTGGATATGgacatttatttattcagaAGTTGGCCCCTCTTACGCTTTCCACAAATCAGCTTCGCGAACTTGTCAAACTTTTGGCTTTTGGTGTGTTACTGTTTTAACCATTGCCTTATGTTTGTTGCCTCGCTTTTCCTATATTTGcttacaaaaattgttttatcCTAGAGATATTGACCTTTTACGGAGACGACTTTGTGCAAAGTCAGATGATGAGACTAGCAGTAGTTCATCATTTGCAACAGATATAGAAATGTGCGAACAATGTAACGACCCATTAAgttcgaaaaaaaattccgGTATTGTTACTTCAGTTTCATTCGATGATTCTAATAAGTAG
- a CDS encoding uncharacterized protein (conserved fungal protein), with the protein MAFRAARIAFAWKATNPANTTIRQYIKETLEEAPEKISQTVKKATGKASKKIDENKDKSPQEMAENAKQSVKQTAKDAKDTDYQQKAKDAGKKIKEEFSQRSENVLEETRREGMNRDGGVKKE; encoded by the coding sequence ATGGCGTTTCGTGCTGCAAGAATTGCTTTCGCTTGGAAGGCAACCAATCCTGCTAATACAACAATTCGTCaatatataaaagaaaCACTGGAAGAAGCACCTGAGAAAATCAGTCAAACTGTCAAAAAAGCAACTGGTAAGGCTTCGAAAAAGATAgatgaaaacaaagataaGTCACCACAGGAAATGGCTGAGAATGCAAAGCAATCGGTAAAGCAAACTGCCAAGGATGCAAAAGATACCGACTATCAGCAAAAGGCGAAAGATGCTGgtaagaaaataaaagaggAATTTAGCCAACGGTCGGAAAACGTACTCGAAGAAACTCGTCGTGAGGGGATGAATCGTGATGGTGGTgttaaaaaggaataa
- the nup37 gene encoding nucleoporin, producing MTLSSNQYQLPLNVRPYTTTWCSQSPSCSNLLAIGHDTGITIYCASEEQTPGSTGLTLQELFTIQTGLPTLHLSFSSSCSYSENLHDGDGNVNSSPVYSLFLACVCQDNTVRLIITKNETIITQHVLGGKSGHHNFVNDIDIADVYSADNRLAEQVIASVGDDCTLIIWRLTDEGPILAGYPLSSPGISVQFRPSNPNQLIVGERNGNIRIFDWTLNLSAEENSQTELVKNPWLLTLNTLPLVNTCHSSGIASSLANVRWIGSDGSGILAMCKSGAWLRWNLFANNDYNEISDSTMKLGPKNLLPNVQGISLFPSLLGACPHPRYMDYFATAHSQHGLIQLINTYEKDSNSIPIQLGMPIVDFCWHQDGSHLAIATEGSVLLTRLMGFTRL from the exons ATGACTCTTTCCTCTAACCAGTATCA ATTGCCTCTTAATGTCCGCCCGTATACAACGACTTGGTGTTCCCAGTCTCCTTCCTGTTCAAATCTTCTTGCCATAG GCCATGATACGGGTATCACTATTTATTGTGCTTCAGAAGAACAGACGCCCGGATCTACAGGTTTGACATTACAAGAGTTGTTCACTATTCAAACTGGGTTACCCACTTTgcatctttctttttcatctaGCTGTAGTTATTCTGAGAATTTGCATGATGGCGATGGAAATGTGAATTCCTCACCTGTGTATTCTTTGTTTCTTGCATGTGTGTGTCAGGATAATACAGTTCGTCTAATAATTACAAAGAATGAAACCATTATTACTCAACATGTGTTGGGCGGAAAATCTGGGCATCATAATTTTGTGAATGATATCGATATTGCAGACGTCTATTCCGCTGATAATCGTCTCGCTGAGCAGGTGATAGCATCTGTGGGCGACGATTGTACGTTGATTATATGGAGACTGACTGATGAAGGGCCTATTTTAGCTGGATACCCATTGTCTTCCCCTGGTATTAGTGTCCAATTTCGCCCATCTAATCCTAATCAATTGATTGTTGGAGAAAGGAATGGTAATATTAGGATTTTTGACTGGACTTTGAATTTATCAGCTGAAGAAAATTCTCAAACCGAGTTGGTTAAAAATCCATGGCTTTTGACTTTGAATACCCTGCCACTCGTTAACACCTGTCATAGTAGCGGCATTGCTTCCTCTTTAGCTAACGTTCGATGGATCGGAAGTGATGGAAGCGGTATACTTGCAATGTGTAAAAGTGGGGCTTGGCTTCGTTGGAATCTTTTTGCTAATAACGATTACAATGAAATCTCGGATTCCACTATGAAATTGGGACCCAAAAATCTACTGCCCAACGTGCAAGGCATTTCATTGTTCCCATCCTTGCTTGGTGCTTGCCCACATCCCCGTTACATGGATTACTTTGCTACGGCACATTCTCAGCACGGCTTAATACAGCTCATTAATACATATGAAAAGGACTCGAATTCAATTCCTATTCAATTAGGTATGCCCATCGTTGACTTTTGCTGGCACCAAGATGGATCACATCTTGCTATAGCTACGGAAGGATCTGTTTTGCTTACCAGATTGATGGGGTTTACGAGATTATGA
- the hit1 gene encoding HIT zinc finger domain-containing protein — protein MTTCSICNESEIKYKCPKCSFPYCSLPCWKIHQSQCETVNDNNTTTFKGVKEPLNPPEPSPNVIYVNGRIPSLAEEALPSESLLESIVEDPSIKNLIESNAELLHIMKELVNLDREEEGSVPLKTLDAIQQQRLHNPSFEKLASMILEKYYAQK, from the exons ATGACAACTTGTTCAATATGCAACGAAtcagaaataaaatataaatgcCCGAAGTGTTCATTTCCTTA TTGTTCATTACCTTGCTGGAAAATCCACCAAAGTCAATGTGAGACTGTAAATGACAATAACACAACAACATTCAAAGGAGTTAAAGAACCTTTAAACCCCCCAGAACCTTCTCCTAATGTTATCTACGTTAATGGAAGAATCCCAAGTTTAGCAGAAGAGGCATTGCCAAGTGAAAGTCTTTTGGAATCTATTGTCGAAGATCCTagcataaaaaatttaattgaaagTAATGCCGAGCTTTTACATATAATGAAAGAATTAGTGAACCTTGACCGTGAGGAAGAGGGTTCTGTTCCTCTGAAAACCTTAGATGCTATTCAGCAACAGCGGCTACACAATCCATCTTTCGAAAAACTGGCATCCATGATTCTGGAAAAATATTATGCTCAAAAATAA
- the grx1 gene encoding glutaredoxin Grx1, with product MSSVESFVDSAVADNDVVVFAKSYCPYCHATEKVIADKKIKAQVYQIDLMNNGDEIQSYLLKKTGQRTVPNIFIHQKHVGGNSDFQALFKKGELDSLFNTA from the exons ATGTCTAGTGTTGAATCATTT GTTGACTCTGCCGTTGCTGACAACGATGTTGTTGTTTTTGCCAAGTCTTACTG CCCTTACTGCCATGCTACTGAAAAGGTGATCGCTGATAAGAAAATTAAGGCTCAGGTATACCAGATTGACCTTATGAACAACGGTGATGAGATTCAAT CTTACTTATTGAAGAAGACCGGTCAACGTACCGTACCCAATATCTTTATTCACCAAAAGCATGTTGGTGGTAACTCGGATTTCCAAGCATTATTCAAGAAGGGCGAGCTCGACTCTCTTTTTAATACTGCCTAA